AACTCCCTTCCGGCCACGACCGGTCGCGTCTGCCCGCAGGAGGACCAGTGTGAGATGAACTGTGTCATGGGTAAAGTCGGAGACAAGGTCAACATCGGCAAGCTTGAGCGCTTCGTTGCCGACTACGCCCGCGAGAAGGGCATAGACGAGGAGCTCCTCTTCGAGATGGTGCCGAAGATAGAGAAGAAGGGCCAGAAGGTTGCAATCATAGGGGCCGGTCCGGCCGGACTTACGGCAGCGGGAGAGCTGGCGAAGCTTGGCTACGACGTTACAATCTACGAGGCCCTTCACGAGCCCGGAGGAGTTCTGATGTACGGCATTCCCGAGTTCAGACTGCCAAAGAGCATCGTCAAGAGCGAGATTGACAAGCTCAGGAAGCTTGGAGTTAAGATACTCACCGACCACATCGTTGGAAAGACCGTTACCATCGAGGAACTCCTCGAAGAGTACGACGCCGTCTTCATAGGCTCGGGCGCCGGAACGCCAAGGCTCATCAACGCTCCCGGCATAAACCTCAACGGAATCTACACGGCGAACGAGTTCCTCACGCGCGTTAACCTCATGAAGGCCTACCTGTTCCCCGAGTACGACACTCCTGTAAAGGTCGGGAAGAGGGTAATCGTCATCGGAGCCGGAAACACTGCTATGGACGCCGCGAGGAGCGCGAGGCGCTTCGGTGCCGAGGTAATCATCGCGTACAGGCGCGGTGAGGAGGACGTTTCCGCCAGGGAGGAAGAGGTTGAGCACGCCAAGGAAGAGGGCATAAAGTTCGAGTACTTCATCAACCCGGTCGAGTTCATAGGCGACGAGAACGGCAACGTCAAAGCTGTTAAGTTCGAGAAGATGAAACCGCTCGAGGAGCGCGACAGCAGGGGCAAGAGGAAGATAGTCGGAACTGGCGAATACGTTACGATTGAAGCCGACACCGTAATCATAGCCATCGGAAAGCACCCCAACAGGCTCATCATCAACACGCCCGGCCTGAAGGTCGAGCGCGGAAGAATCGTCGTTGACGAGAACCTCATGACGAGCATTCCGGGAGTCTTCGCTGGCGGAGACGCGATAAGGGGAGAGGCAACGGTTATCCTCGCGATGGGCGACGGAAGAAGGGCCGCGAAGGCAATCCACGAGTACCTCACGAAGAAGAGAAACGAAAACGCGTGAGGGTTTTCTTCCCCACCTTTTTACGTTCCAGTCCCAAACTACTGCCCCAGTAGTTAACTTCCGCCCCAGAAGTTGGCGCTATGTTTTTCAGTCAAAGTTCCCAGTCTTGGTGGCGATGACGAGCCTCACGGTAGCTGAAACGTGATGAGGGGTATACTGACCGAGCCGTTAGGCTTTTATCCTTCCCTTCTTGAAAGAAACCGAGCGATGACGACCTCTAGGGTATCTGAGTCCGTGTTTTCACACGGCAAAAATGATGAGAGCCAAGGGCCGAGCTCACTCCTCCATCTCCTCGATTTCCTCGAGGATTTCCTCGAACTTCTTGAAGTCCTCGGTTTGGGCGAGGAGCGTTATGAAGTCGTCTATCTCCTTCTTCTCAAGGAACGCTCCAGCTAAGAGCTTTCCGGTGTAGCGGTTGTTCTTAATCTCCCAGAACATGTAGAACTCGGGGAAGTTCTCCTTTATCTTCCTGTAGGCGACGCCGTACTTTGAATCCTTGAGTGGGTTCTGTTCGAGGTAGAAGTGCCCCGGCTCAAGCTCAATCATGTGGAGAATTGCTCCCCTCTTCGTCCTGACAAGCTTCACCTTAACGTCCCATTCCTTCAGAACCTTCATGGCAATCACCGGAAAGAATAAGCAAGAAAATACTTAACGGTTGCGTTCAAAGGCTCAGAGGCTCTCCAGGTACTTCGCGTAGGCCTCAGCGTCCATGAGCTCCTTGAGCTCCTCGTCGAGGTTGCTGGGCTTTATCTTGGCAATCCAGTGCTCGTAGGGGTCCTCGTTGAGAACCTCAGGGCTGTCTTCAAGTTCCTCGTTGACCTCGACGATTTCACCGCTGACCGGGGCGTAAACCTCGCTGACGGCCTTGACGCTCTCCAGCTCACAGAGAACGTCGCCCTTGTTGACCTCGGTTCCGACCTCGGGAAGCTCGACGTAGGCCAAATCGCCCAGCTCCTTCTGGGCGTAGTCGCTTATGCCAACGAGAACGGTTCCGTCGTCGAGGACCTGAACCCACTCGTGGTCCTTCGTGTAGTAGAGGCCTTCCTTAACCTTGTAGTCTCCGACTTCAATCATGAACATCACCGCTCAGGGTAACAGGTTTGAGCATTTAAACCTTTCTCGAAATGGAAACGCTTATATCTCCGCCGGAGCAGAATTTAGGGGACTCTAAAGCGGGGTGGGGAGATGCAGATTATAGGCTACGTTCTCATCATCATAGCCCTGGGCAGGTTCCTCGCGGAGCTCTTCGAGAGGCTCGGCTACCCCGGGATAGTCGGCGAGATAACAGCCGGTTTGATACTCGGCTACGTCCTGACCGGGGTTCCAGCGGACGAGATGAACCTCCTCGCGGAGTTCGGGATATTCTTCCTCATGATTTCGGCAGGTCTTGAGATAACGCCGGAGGAGCTCCACATTGGAGGAAAGAAGGCGTTGCCCGTGTACCTGGCAACCCTGGGGGTAATGATGCTCGTGACACTCCCCTTCACTGGATACCGGATAGGTACCGGGAACATCCTCGCCGCGGCGATACTGGCAGTGGCCAGTGCCCCAATCGTCGTCAAGCTGAAACGCTTCTTTGGCGACGACTACCTCCACGTTGCCCTCTCCTACGCGATAATAAGCGAGGTGTCGATACTCATACTTGTGTACGTCCTCGCGAACTTCAAGGGCGCGGAGAGCACTTTAAACCTCATAACTACTATAGCCAAGCAGGCCCTGTTCATAGGAGGAGTGCTCTACATAAACTACAAGATAGGAATCCAGCACAAGGTCTGGTTAATAACCCAGCTCAGGAAACTTAAGAGTGACGAGGCGGTTTTTGGCCTCTTTATGGTCTTCGCGGCGACGCTTGGGTTCATAAGCGAGGAAGTTGGAATGCACTTCACCATAGGCGGTTTCCTGGCTGGACTGCTCCTCCACAGCGATTTGGTCGGCACGAAGCAGTATGAAAGGCTGGAAACAATATTGAGCGGTGTGACGAGCGGAATCTTCGCGCCGATATTCTTCGCCTGGCGTGGGATGAACTTCAGGGCCGAGATAACCCTCATGGTGCTCTACGGGTTCCTCGTGGTGTACTCTGTCCGCTTCCTGCTGACGGTAATCCTTGAATGGGATGGAAAGCCCCTCAGCTCGCTGGCCAAGGCAACAGGACTTGTGAGCTTCGGAATCCTCGGCCTTCTCGTGGCAGACCTCGGTAACAGCTACGGCGTCCTGACTGGAGAGCTGTACTCAATAACCGCGTTCACCTCGGTCGCGGGAATATTCCTCTCGGCAACGATTGGGAGGGTTTTAACGGCCGTGCAAAAGGCCTAAAAATTTTTGGGCAAGGTTTATAAGCTCGGCGTTAAGCGGTGGAGTGATTGAAGGGTTGTAAGGGTGGTGAGAATGAGCTGGACGACGCCTAAGAGGGCTTTTATGGGAGCGGCTACCGCCGAGGGCGGAACGAAGCTAAACGCCTTCGATAACGCACTCCTCAAGCTTGGCATAGGAAACGTCAACCTCGTCAAGCTCAGCAGTGTCATTCCCGCGCACATCGAGTGGATGGATAAGGTCCACGACGTTCCGATTGGAATGCTCCTGCCGACGGTCTACGCGCACATCGAGAGCGACGAGCCGGGAATGACCATCAGCGCGGCGCTGGGAGTTGGGATAAGCAAGAACAACGAGGGTGGCCTAATCTACGAGTACGCCGGTTACTGCACGAAGGAAGAGGCCGAGAGAATCGTGAAAAAGATGGTCGAGGAGGGCTTCGCCAACAGGGGCTGGGAGCTGGCCGAGTTCAAGGTTGCGAGCGCCGAGATAACCGTCAAGGACAAGCCCGCCGCGGCAATAGCGGTTGTCGTGATGTTCCCCTACTGAACCCTTTTCTTTTCGACCAGGGTGAACTCCCTGTCGCCAGTTCTCTGAAAGACCATCTCGTAGCGGGCTCTTCCCTTAACAGCCCACACCTCAACAACCGAATCGCCGGTCATCCACAGAACCTCGAAGCCGAGCTTTCTCAGGGCTTCACTCAGCGGTCCCTCAAGCTTCACCCCGGGAATCAGAAGCTTCGGAACACCTTTACCCTGGAGAAAGCGCCAGAGGGACACGAAGAGGGCCCGTGGACTGCCTTCATCGGCGGGGAAAACGAAGAAGAGAATCCCATCATCAAGGAAGCGCTCAAGGCGGTAATCGTCAAAGAAAGCCACGTCGAGTTCAACGGTTAGGCCGGGGTTCGCACTAACCTCCCCCACGAGATGGGGGATGCCCTCGCCGATTCCTCCCGTGATTTCAGCCCATAAATCCGCTATCCCCTGGGCGAGTTTCCGTCTGAGCTCTGCCTCGGCCATCGCTACTAACTCTCGGAAGGGCCTTAATAACTTTGCCCCGTGAAAACCCATAGGTTTAAAACCCGAACGGTGAGCTAAGCTCAGGTGAGGTTCATGGGCTACAGCGAGGAGGAGAGGGCCTTTATCGAGTGGTATCCGAGGGGCTACGGCGTCGGTTTCAAGGTTAAGGAGAGGCTCTTCGAGACGCAGACGAAATACCAGCGGCTGGAGCTTTACGAAACCGAGGGGTTCGGCAAACTGCTCGTCCTCGACGGGACGGTCCAGCTCGTCGAGATAGGCGAGGAGAGCTACCACGAGGTTCTCGTTCACCCGGTCATGCTCGCGCACCCGAACCCAAGAAGGGTTCTCGTAATAGGTGGCGGTGACGGAGGAACGCTGAGGGAAGTTCTCAGGCACGAGAGCGTGGAGAAGGCCACGATGGTCGAGATTGACGAGATGGTCGTCGAGGTCTCGAGGATTTACCTCGGCATAGACAGGGGCGCCTTCGACGACCCGAGGGCCGAGCTGATAATCGGCGACGGCGTGGAGTACCTGAAGAACACGGAGGAGCGCTTCGACGTCATAATCGTGGACTCAACCGACCCCGTCGGCCCTGCGAAGCTCCTGTTCTCGGAGGAGTTCTACAGGACGGCCTACGAGAAGCTCAACGAGAAGGGCCTCTACATCACACAGGCCGGGAGCGTCTACCTCTTCACCAACGAGCTCATAGATGCCTACAAAGCGATGAAGAGGGTGTTCGATAAGGTTTACTACTTCAGCTTCCCCGTGATAGGCTACGCCTCACCCTGGAGCTTCCTCGTGGGTGTTAAGGGCGACGTGGACTTCAGGAAGGTGGACGTGAGCAGGGCCCCGGAGAAGCTCTACTACTACGACCCCGAGAGGCACGAGACGCTCTTCCAGATGCCGAAGTACGTCAGGGAACTCCTTGAGAAGGAGTGAAGGGTGTGAACTGGAGAAAACCGGCAACGCTACTCCTAACCGTTGCCATAACCGCCTATCTGCTCCATAAGGTCTACGCCGAAGCTTCAAGGGTGAACCTGAGCGCTTCCTCGCTGTTATCCCCCTATTTCCTGACAGCAATTCTGACGGGTTTCGTGGCGTACCTCCTCTACACCGCACTCTGGTACGTCTACGTTCACCACGCCTCGGGGGTTTCGTTCAGGAGAACCCTGCTGGCGACGCTCACCGGGACGTACCTTGGATTCTCCCTTAACACCGCAGTCGGGGTTCTCGTGAAGGTCAAACTGCTCGGAACCGACTACTGGTACACGATGGGCGTCGGTTTGCTCGCGATAGCGACGGAATTCCTCGCGGGCCTGCTCCTAATCACAGTGGTCGGGAAGAACGTGGTGGCGCTTGTACTTGCCGGTGCCATCCTCACGGCGATGGTCTTCGACAGGGTTGCCTATTATACCCTGTACCCAGTTTTCAGGGCACTAAAGAAGCTCGAAACGCTGGAACGGATGTACTCCGGCT
The Thermococcus sp. 21S9 DNA segment above includes these coding regions:
- a CDS encoding pyruvoyl-dependent arginine decarboxylase; this translates as MSWTTPKRAFMGAATAEGGTKLNAFDNALLKLGIGNVNLVKLSSVIPAHIEWMDKVHDVPIGMLLPTVYAHIESDEPGMTISAALGVGISKNNEGGLIYEYAGYCTKEEAERIVKKMVEEGFANRGWELAEFKVASAEITVKDKPAAAIAVVVMFPY
- a CDS encoding lysylphosphatidylglycerol synthase domain-containing protein produces the protein MNWRKPATLLLTVAITAYLLHKVYAEASRVNLSASSLLSPYFLTAILTGFVAYLLYTALWYVYVHHASGVSFRRTLLATLTGTYLGFSLNTAVGVLVKVKLLGTDYWYTMGVGLLAIATEFLAGLLLITVVGKNVVALVLAGAILTAMVFDRVAYYTLYPVFRALKKLETLERMYSGWHRARGNTRTVLLAVSVGILLTLANATTLYLTAKTFGVGAGYLKFLEAIIYSNFLGGVLGTPGGIGANELGVTLAIGDSPTAIVVAFLYKFITQYAYAIVGAVAFYRLVAGEVKAN
- the speE gene encoding polyamine aminopropyltransferase, which gives rise to MGYSEEERAFIEWYPRGYGVGFKVKERLFETQTKYQRLELYETEGFGKLLVLDGTVQLVEIGEESYHEVLVHPVMLAHPNPRRVLVIGGGDGGTLREVLRHESVEKATMVEIDEMVVEVSRIYLGIDRGAFDDPRAELIIGDGVEYLKNTEERFDVIIVDSTDPVGPAKLLFSEEFYRTAYEKLNEKGLYITQAGSVYLFTNELIDAYKAMKRVFDKVYYFSFPVIGYASPWSFLVGVKGDVDFRKVDVSRAPEKLYYYDPERHETLFQMPKYVRELLEKE
- the gltA gene encoding NADPH-dependent glutamate synthase, coding for MAVKRKLIKERVPTPERPAEERIRDFKEVNLGYTFELAVKEAERCLQCPANYAPCIKGCPVHIDIPGFIGKLVQYRDDPDKAVKEALQVIWACNSLPATTGRVCPQEDQCEMNCVMGKVGDKVNIGKLERFVADYAREKGIDEELLFEMVPKIEKKGQKVAIIGAGPAGLTAAGELAKLGYDVTIYEALHEPGGVLMYGIPEFRLPKSIVKSEIDKLRKLGVKILTDHIVGKTVTIEELLEEYDAVFIGSGAGTPRLINAPGINLNGIYTANEFLTRVNLMKAYLFPEYDTPVKVGKRVIVIGAGNTAMDAARSARRFGAEVIIAYRRGEEDVSAREEEVEHAKEEGIKFEYFINPVEFIGDENGNVKAVKFEKMKPLEERDSRGKRKIVGTGEYVTIEADTVIIAIGKHPNRLIINTPGLKVERGRIVVDENLMTSIPGVFAGGDAIRGEATVILAMGDGRRAAKAIHEYLTKKRNENA
- the gcvH gene encoding glycine cleavage system protein GcvH, producing the protein MIEVGDYKVKEGLYYTKDHEWVQVLDDGTVLVGISDYAQKELGDLAYVELPEVGTEVNKGDVLCELESVKAVSEVYAPVSGEIVEVNEELEDSPEVLNEDPYEHWIAKIKPSNLDEELKELMDAEAYAKYLESL
- a CDS encoding cation:proton antiporter; its protein translation is MQIIGYVLIIIALGRFLAELFERLGYPGIVGEITAGLILGYVLTGVPADEMNLLAEFGIFFLMISAGLEITPEELHIGGKKALPVYLATLGVMMLVTLPFTGYRIGTGNILAAAILAVASAPIVVKLKRFFGDDYLHVALSYAIISEVSILILVYVLANFKGAESTLNLITTIAKQALFIGGVLYINYKIGIQHKVWLITQLRKLKSDEAVFGLFMVFAATLGFISEEVGMHFTIGGFLAGLLLHSDLVGTKQYERLETILSGVTSGIFAPIFFAWRGMNFRAEITLMVLYGFLVVYSVRFLLTVILEWDGKPLSSLAKATGLVSFGILGLLVADLGNSYGVLTGELYSITAFTSVAGIFLSATIGRVLTAVQKA